A region from the Pseudomonas promysalinigenes genome encodes:
- a CDS encoding efflux RND transporter permease subunit gives MNFSKFFITRPIFAAVLSLVLLIAGSISLFQLPISEYPEVVPPTVVVRANFPGANPKVIGETVAAPLEQAITGVENMLYMSSQSTADGKLTLTITFALGTDLDNAQVQVQNRVTRTQPKLPEEVTRIGITVDKASPDLTMVVHLTSPDNRYDMLYLSNYAILNIKDELARLGGVGDVQLFGMGDYSLRVWLDPNKTASRNLTASDVVAAIREQNRQVAAGQLGAPPAPGSTSFQLSINTQGRLVNEEEFENIIVRAGADGEITRLKDIARVELGSSQYALRSLLNNQPAVAIPIFQRPGSNAIDISDEVRAKMAELKKDFPEGMDYSIVYDPTVFVRGSIEAVVHTLFEALVLVVLVVILFLQTWRASIIPLMAVPVSLIGTFAVMHLFGFSLNALSLFGLVLAIGIVVDDAIVVVENVERNIGLGLKPLEATQKAMSEVTGPIIATALVLCAVFVPAAFISGLTGQFYKQFALTIAISTVISAFNSLTLSPALAAVLLKDHHAPKDRFSRLLERLLGSWLFAPFNRFFDRASHRYVGGVRRVIRSSGIALFVYAGLMGLTYLGFSSTPTGFVPAQDKQYLVAFAQLPDAASLDRTEAVIKRMSEIALEQPGVADSVAFPGLSINGFTNSPNSGIVFTPLKPFDERKDPSQSAAAIAAALNAKFADIQDAYIAIFPPPPVQGLGTIGGFRLQIEDRGNLGYEALYKETQNIIAKSHEVPELAGLFTSYQVNVPQVDAAIDREKAKTHGVAITDIFDTLQVYLGSLYTNDFNRFGRTYQVNVQAEQQFRLDAEQIGQLKVRNNLGEMIPLATFLKVSDTSGPDRVMHYNGFITAEINGAAAPGYSSGQAEAAMEKLLKQELPNGMTFEWTDLTYQQILSGNTALFVFPLCVLLAFLVLAAQYESWSLPLAVILIVPMTLLSAITGVIVSGGDNNIFTQIGLIVLVGLACKNAILIVEFAKDEQAKGLDPLAAVLEACRLRLRPILMTSIAFIMGVVPLVFSSGAGSEMRHAMGVAVFSGMIGVTVFGLFLTPVFFFLIRRFVERRQARKAEHAHVLENHA, from the coding sequence ATGAACTTTTCGAAATTCTTCATTACCCGGCCTATCTTCGCCGCGGTGCTATCGCTGGTGCTGTTGATCGCAGGCTCGATCTCGTTGTTCCAGTTGCCGATCAGTGAATACCCTGAAGTGGTGCCGCCAACCGTGGTCGTGCGCGCCAACTTCCCCGGCGCCAACCCCAAGGTGATCGGTGAGACCGTTGCCGCGCCACTGGAGCAAGCCATTACCGGCGTCGAGAACATGCTGTACATGTCTTCGCAGTCCACTGCCGACGGCAAGCTGACCCTGACCATTACCTTCGCCCTTGGCACTGACCTGGACAATGCCCAGGTGCAGGTGCAGAACCGCGTCACCCGGACCCAGCCCAAGCTGCCAGAGGAAGTGACACGGATCGGTATCACCGTGGACAAGGCGTCCCCCGACCTGACCATGGTCGTGCACCTGACCTCGCCGGACAACCGCTACGACATGCTGTACCTGTCCAACTACGCCATTCTCAACATCAAGGACGAACTGGCACGCCTTGGTGGGGTCGGCGACGTGCAACTGTTCGGTATGGGCGACTACTCGCTGCGCGTATGGCTGGACCCGAACAAGACCGCTTCGCGCAACCTCACCGCCAGCGATGTGGTCGCCGCCATCCGCGAGCAGAACCGTCAGGTCGCTGCCGGCCAGCTTGGTGCCCCGCCCGCCCCTGGCTCTACCAGCTTTCAGCTGTCGATCAACACCCAAGGCCGCCTGGTCAACGAGGAAGAGTTCGAAAACATCATCGTTCGCGCTGGCGCCGATGGCGAAATCACTCGCCTGAAGGATATCGCCCGGGTCGAGTTGGGCTCCAGCCAGTACGCCTTGCGCTCGCTGCTGAACAATCAGCCGGCTGTGGCCATTCCAATCTTCCAGCGCCCCGGCTCCAACGCCATTGATATCTCCGACGAAGTGCGGGCGAAGATGGCCGAACTGAAAAAAGACTTCCCCGAAGGGATGGACTACAGCATCGTCTATGACCCAACCGTGTTCGTGCGTGGCTCCATCGAAGCGGTGGTGCACACACTGTTCGAAGCCTTGGTGCTGGTGGTGCTGGTCGTGATTCTGTTCCTGCAGACCTGGCGCGCCTCGATCATCCCGTTGATGGCAGTACCGGTTTCGCTGATCGGCACCTTCGCGGTCATGCACCTGTTCGGCTTCTCACTCAACGCCTTGTCGTTGTTCGGCCTGGTGTTGGCCATCGGCATCGTGGTGGACGACGCCATCGTGGTGGTAGAGAACGTCGAGCGCAACATCGGGCTGGGCCTCAAACCCCTCGAAGCCACGCAAAAGGCCATGAGTGAAGTCACCGGGCCGATCATCGCCACCGCCCTGGTACTGTGCGCTGTGTTCGTGCCTGCGGCGTTCATTTCCGGCCTTACCGGGCAGTTCTACAAGCAGTTTGCCCTGACTATCGCGATTTCCACCGTGATCTCGGCGTTCAACTCGCTGACCCTGTCGCCTGCGCTGGCCGCGGTGCTGCTCAAGGACCATCACGCGCCCAAGGATCGTTTCTCGCGCTTGCTCGAGCGGCTGCTGGGTAGCTGGCTGTTCGCCCCGTTCAACCGCTTCTTCGACCGCGCCAGCCACCGCTACGTGGGCGGCGTACGCCGGGTCATCCGTTCCAGCGGCATCGCATTGTTCGTATATGCAGGGCTCATGGGCCTGACCTACCTGGGGTTCTCCAGCACGCCAACCGGTTTTGTGCCGGCCCAGGACAAACAGTACCTGGTGGCCTTCGCTCAGTTGCCTGACGCCGCCAGCCTCGACCGCACCGAAGCGGTCATCAAGCGCATGAGCGAAATTGCCCTTGAGCAACCGGGCGTGGCCGATTCGGTCGCCTTCCCTGGCCTTTCGATCAACGGTTTCACCAACAGCCCCAACAGCGGCATCGTGTTCACTCCGCTCAAACCCTTCGACGAGCGTAAAGACCCGAGCCAATCGGCTGCTGCGATCGCCGCTGCACTGAACGCCAAGTTCGCAGATATCCAGGACGCCTACATCGCGATTTTCCCGCCACCACCGGTACAAGGGCTGGGCACCATCGGCGGCTTCCGCCTGCAGATCGAGGACCGCGGCAACCTGGGCTACGAAGCGCTGTACAAAGAAACCCAGAACATCATCGCCAAGAGCCATGAGGTGCCGGAACTGGCGGGCCTGTTCACCAGCTACCAGGTCAACGTGCCCCAAGTCGATGCCGCCATCGACCGGGAAAAGGCCAAGACCCACGGCGTGGCGATCACCGATATCTTCGACACCCTGCAGGTCTATCTGGGCTCGCTGTACACCAACGACTTCAACCGGTTCGGCCGCACCTACCAAGTCAACGTTCAGGCCGAACAGCAGTTCCGCCTCGACGCTGAGCAGATCGGCCAGCTCAAGGTGCGCAACAACCTGGGCGAGATGATCCCCTTGGCGACCTTCCTCAAGGTCAGTGACACCTCCGGCCCAGACCGGGTGATGCACTATAACGGCTTCATCACCGCCGAGATCAACGGTGCTGCAGCACCAGGCTATAGCTCAGGCCAAGCCGAAGCGGCGATGGAAAAGCTGCTCAAACAAGAGCTGCCCAACGGCATGACCTTCGAGTGGACCGACCTGACCTACCAGCAGATTCTCTCGGGCAACACGGCGCTGTTCGTATTCCCACTGTGCGTGCTGCTGGCCTTCCTGGTGCTGGCCGCCCAATACGAAAGCTGGAGCCTGCCGCTGGCGGTGATCCTGATCGTGCCGATGACCTTGCTGTCGGCTATCACCGGGGTGATCGTATCGGGTGGGGACAACAACATCTTCACCCAGATCGGCCTGATCGTGCTGGTGGGGCTTGCGTGCAAGAACGCCATCCTGATCGTCGAGTTCGCCAAGGATGAACAAGCCAAGGGCCTCGATCCCCTCGCTGCGGTGCTGGAAGCCTGCCGCCTGCGCCTGCGGCCGATCCTGATGACCTCGATCGCCTTCATCATGGGCGTGGTGCCGTTGGTGTTCAGCTCCGGTGCAGGCTCAGAGATGCGCCATGCCATGGGTGTGGCGGTGTTCTCGGGGATGATCGGTGTGACCGTATTCGGCCTGTTCCTGACACCGGTGTTCTTCTTCCTGATCCGCCGCTTCGTCGAGCGTCGCCAGGCCCGCAAGGCCGAGCACGCGCACGTGCTGGAGAACCACGCATGA
- the mexE gene encoding multidrug efflux RND transporter periplasmic adaptor subunit MexE produces MDHSIKPLRFPLAALAVVVISACGRTPDAVQAPAAPKVSVAKVIEQPINEWDEFTGRLEAPETVEVRPRVSGQIDSVGFTEGAQVKKGDLLFQIDPRPFQAEVRRLEAQLQQAKATAMRSANEARRGERLRDSNAISAELAESRSSAAAEARAGVDAIQAQLDLARLNLSFTRVTAPISGRVSRAEFTAGNIVTADVTPLTSVVSTDKVYAYFDADERVYLKYTQLAREGQRGQSTPVYLGLTNENGNPHLGHMNFVDNQVNPRTGTIRGRAVFDNRDGQFTPGLYARLKLVGSAQYDAVLINDEAVGTDLGKKFVLVMDKDNKAAYRAVELGPKLEGLRIVRSGLAKDDRIVVKGLQRVRPGSPVTPEETPMASEQTLAALAQQRQALQASNPVQKVAGSTDKVASAQAPRG; encoded by the coding sequence ATGGATCACTCAATCAAACCCTTGCGCTTTCCCCTCGCTGCCCTGGCAGTGGTGGTGATCAGCGCTTGTGGCCGCACCCCTGACGCCGTGCAGGCTCCCGCCGCGCCCAAGGTCAGCGTTGCCAAGGTCATCGAGCAGCCGATCAACGAGTGGGACGAATTCACCGGCCGCCTGGAGGCCCCGGAAACCGTCGAAGTGCGGCCACGCGTATCGGGCCAGATCGACTCCGTGGGTTTCACCGAAGGTGCCCAGGTGAAGAAAGGCGATCTGTTGTTCCAGATCGACCCTCGTCCGTTCCAGGCCGAAGTCCGCCGCCTCGAAGCGCAATTGCAACAGGCCAAGGCGACCGCCATGCGCAGCGCCAACGAAGCCCGCCGTGGCGAACGCCTGCGTGACAGCAATGCCATTTCCGCCGAGCTGGCCGAATCGCGCAGCAGCGCCGCTGCCGAAGCACGCGCTGGGGTCGATGCGATCCAGGCGCAGCTCGACCTGGCACGCCTGAACCTCAGTTTCACCCGTGTCACTGCGCCGATCAGCGGCCGGGTCAGCCGTGCTGAATTCACTGCCGGCAACATCGTCACCGCCGATGTGACGCCGCTGACCAGCGTGGTTTCCACCGACAAGGTGTACGCCTACTTCGACGCCGACGAGCGCGTGTACCTCAAGTACACCCAGCTGGCGCGTGAAGGCCAACGTGGTCAGAGCACCCCGGTGTACTTGGGCCTGACCAACGAAAACGGCAACCCGCACCTGGGCCACATGAACTTCGTTGACAACCAAGTCAACCCGCGCACAGGCACCATCCGTGGTCGCGCTGTGTTCGACAACCGCGACGGCCAGTTCACCCCCGGCTTGTATGCCCGCCTGAAGCTGGTGGGCAGTGCCCAATATGACGCCGTGCTGATCAACGACGAAGCTGTCGGCACCGACCTTGGCAAGAAGTTCGTGCTGGTCATGGACAAAGACAACAAGGCCGCCTACCGCGCCGTTGAGCTGGGGCCAAAGCTTGAGGGTTTACGCATCGTGCGCAGCGGCCTGGCCAAGGACGACCGCATCGTGGTCAAGGGCCTGCAGCGGGTGCGCCCTGGCTCGCCGGTGACCCCGGAAGAAACGCCTATGGCCAGTGAGCAGACCCTGGCTGCTCTGGCCCAGCAGCGCCAGGCCCTGCAAGCCAGTAACCCGGTGCAGAAGGTAGCGGGCTCAACCGATAAAGTCGCCAGCGCCCAGGCGCCACGCGGTTAA
- a CDS encoding MFS transporter, with protein MLQILVWGGSFFLMAVMADPISRDTGWPSQWVYGALSLSLMVSALVAPWSSRLIARYGGRPQMAASGAVVALGLLIMGASHALAWFMMAWAVIGIGMAMGLYEALFATLGGLYGEGAGKAITGITLIAGFASTLSWPAVALGIEHIGWRATCVCYALLLLVVVAPLYWRVLPEGGRVELPARSQAQASTMGVERSLYLMLTSMFAIGAIIMTAIAVQLVAVLQGLGHSLPMAIGLAAMLGPSQVASRVLQILAGKRHPIWTALAWVSLVLAGLLIVAFVPAATAVGLLIFGCGNGLRAIVRGLLPLALMPPDQYVLLMGRMSRPALIGQAVTPVVGGFLFEHYGAIGVLLALILLALTNVLLVVMVMRRVRHQANGV; from the coding sequence ATGCTGCAGATTCTGGTCTGGGGCGGCTCGTTCTTTCTCATGGCCGTGATGGCCGACCCGATCAGCCGCGATACTGGCTGGCCCAGCCAATGGGTCTACGGTGCGCTGTCCCTGAGCCTGATGGTTTCAGCGCTGGTCGCCCCTTGGTCCAGCCGGCTGATCGCCCGCTACGGCGGGCGCCCACAAATGGCGGCCAGCGGCGCGGTGGTGGCGTTGGGATTGTTGATCATGGGCGCCAGTCACGCCTTGGCGTGGTTTATGATGGCCTGGGCCGTAATAGGCATTGGCATGGCCATGGGTTTGTACGAAGCACTGTTCGCCACCCTCGGTGGACTGTATGGCGAAGGCGCGGGCAAGGCCATCACTGGCATCACGCTGATTGCCGGCTTCGCTTCGACGCTGTCGTGGCCAGCGGTGGCATTGGGCATCGAGCACATCGGCTGGCGAGCGACGTGCGTCTGCTATGCACTGCTGCTGCTCGTCGTGGTCGCGCCGCTGTATTGGCGGGTGCTACCAGAGGGAGGGAGGGTCGAACTGCCGGCCAGATCGCAAGCCCAGGCGAGCACAATGGGGGTGGAGCGCAGCCTGTATCTGATGCTGACGAGTATGTTCGCCATCGGCGCGATCATCATGACCGCTATCGCTGTACAACTGGTGGCGGTATTGCAGGGGTTGGGGCACTCTTTGCCGATGGCCATCGGCCTGGCGGCCATGCTCGGCCCCAGCCAGGTGGCATCGCGGGTATTGCAGATCCTGGCGGGCAAACGTCACCCGATATGGACCGCGCTGGCCTGGGTCAGCCTGGTGCTGGCCGGGCTGCTGATCGTGGCATTCGTGCCTGCAGCCACGGCCGTGGGTTTGCTGATATTTGGCTGTGGCAATGGCCTGCGAGCGATCGTGCGGGGGCTGCTACCGCTGGCGTTGATGCCGCCAGACCAGTACGTGCTGCTGATGGGGCGGATGTCTCGGCCGGCGTTGATCGGGCAGGCCGTGACACCAGTGGTAGGAGGCTTTCTGTTCGAGCATTACGGCGCCATCGGCGTGTTGTTGGCTCTCATCCTGCTGGCGCTGACCAATGTGCTGTTGGTGGTGATGGTGATGCGCCGTGTGAGACACCAGGCCAACGGAGTGTGA
- a CDS encoding GNAT family N-acetyltransferase: MSLSIRPAVRNDAAQILAYITELAEYERARHEVVATVADIERTLFDEGSNVHSLICERDGQAIGFAVYFYSYSTWQGRNGIYLEDLYITPQQRGGGAGREVLRHIAREAVAKGCGRFEWSVLDWNTPALEFYQSLGAEPQAEWVRYRLAGDKLLAFAQG; this comes from the coding sequence ATGAGCTTGAGCATTCGCCCCGCCGTTCGTAACGATGCCGCGCAGATCCTTGCGTATATTACCGAATTGGCCGAGTACGAACGCGCGCGTCACGAGGTGGTCGCCACTGTGGCCGACATCGAGAGAACCCTGTTCGACGAGGGGAGCAACGTACACAGCCTTATTTGTGAGCGTGACGGTCAAGCAATCGGTTTTGCCGTGTACTTTTACAGCTATTCGACATGGCAAGGTCGTAATGGCATCTACCTGGAAGACCTTTACATCACGCCCCAGCAACGGGGGGGTGGTGCTGGTCGTGAGGTATTGCGGCACATTGCCCGAGAAGCGGTGGCCAAAGGATGCGGGCGTTTCGAGTGGAGCGTGCTGGACTGGAACACCCCGGCGCTCGAGTTTTATCAATCTCTGGGGGCCGAGCCCCAGGCCGAGTGGGTACGCTACCGGCTCGCCGGCGACAAACTGTTGGCATTTGCACAAGGGTGA
- a CDS encoding LysE family translocator, whose amino-acid sequence MFASLDLLGAFMLFAFVSSITPGPNNTMLLASGVNFGVRRSIPHAMGISVGFMVMVLAVGLGLGEVFKAWPPLYSVLRYTGAAYLLYLAWKIATSGPLATDSPSARKPLSFWGAAAFQWVNPKAWVMAVGAITTYTPAQGYVTNVLVIAALFALVNLPSVGVWVMFGSALRTLLHNPRWLMLFNVLMAVLLVISLYPLLFVESAFS is encoded by the coding sequence ATGTTTGCGTCTTTGGATCTACTCGGCGCCTTTATGCTGTTCGCCTTCGTCTCTTCCATCACTCCTGGGCCCAATAACACCATGTTGTTGGCATCGGGGGTGAATTTCGGAGTGCGGCGTTCGATCCCCCATGCCATGGGGATCAGCGTGGGTTTCATGGTGATGGTACTGGCGGTTGGGCTAGGGCTGGGCGAGGTATTCAAGGCCTGGCCGCCGCTATACAGCGTATTGCGCTATACCGGGGCGGCGTACCTGCTGTATCTGGCCTGGAAAATCGCAACCTCAGGTCCGCTCGCAACCGACTCGCCCAGTGCCCGTAAACCCTTGAGCTTCTGGGGCGCGGCGGCGTTTCAGTGGGTCAACCCAAAGGCCTGGGTCATGGCGGTAGGGGCGATCACAACCTATACGCCGGCTCAGGGCTACGTCACGAACGTGCTGGTGATTGCTGCGCTGTTCGCCTTGGTCAACCTACCCAGCGTAGGCGTTTGGGTGATGTTCGGCAGCGCGCTGCGCACTCTGCTGCACAATCCTCGCTGGCTGATGCTATTTAATGTCCTGATGGCCGTGCTGCTGGTGATTTCGCTTTATCCCCTGCTGTTTGTAGAATCGGCCTTTTCATGA
- a CDS encoding alpha/beta fold hydrolase, with product MQLIPWSFEAREGFTLRGWRSPASGKPLLHFLHGNGFCCLAYQPLLMTLSDHFDLWLSDVQGHGDSDHGGDFLGWNRSAALAIEAFEAGRREYGEVARYAVGHSFGGVLTGLMLASEPGLFARAVLLDPVLFSRRMLGVMGAAAWVGLHRHHALARKAASRRSHWPNRESARVSLQGRGIFKGWSDAALEAYVEHAIGDCGEGVVLKCRPSREVEIFSSFPSRMWAQMGSIQVPTRVLYGGQTYPFVPRSVQRLASLNPLVSALQVPGGHCFMQEDPAMAGRKVLEHLLG from the coding sequence ATGCAGTTGATCCCCTGGTCCTTCGAGGCCCGTGAAGGCTTTACCTTGCGTGGATGGCGTTCACCCGCCAGCGGCAAGCCGCTGCTGCACTTTCTGCACGGTAATGGCTTTTGTTGCCTGGCCTATCAGCCTTTGCTCATGACCCTGAGCGACCACTTCGATTTGTGGCTCAGTGATGTCCAGGGCCATGGTGACAGTGACCATGGTGGCGATTTTCTAGGCTGGAACCGCAGCGCAGCGTTGGCTATCGAGGCGTTCGAGGCTGGCCGCAGGGAGTATGGCGAAGTTGCTCGTTACGCCGTGGGGCATAGCTTTGGCGGGGTGTTGACCGGTTTGATGCTGGCCAGTGAACCGGGTCTGTTCGCGCGCGCGGTATTGCTCGACCCAGTGTTGTTCAGCCGGCGCATGCTGGGCGTGATGGGGGCGGCAGCGTGGGTTGGCCTGCACCGGCATCACGCCTTGGCTCGCAAGGCGGCCAGCCGACGCAGCCATTGGCCGAACCGGGAGTCGGCACGCGTATCGCTACAGGGGCGGGGCATTTTCAAGGGGTGGAGCGACGCCGCACTTGAGGCCTATGTCGAGCATGCCATCGGCGATTGTGGCGAGGGCGTGGTACTGAAGTGTCGACCCAGCCGGGAGGTGGAAATCTTCAGCTCGTTCCCTTCACGCATGTGGGCGCAAATGGGTTCGATCCAAGTGCCTACGCGGGTGCTCTATGGCGGGCAAACCTATCCGTTCGTGCCCCGCTCGGTGCAGCGCTTGGCAAGCCTCAACCCGCTGGTGAGCGCTCTTCAAGTTCCTGGCGGGCACTGCTTCATGCAGGAGGACCCAGCTATGGCCGGGCGAAAGGTGCTTGAGCATTTACTTGGCTAA
- a CDS encoding pirin family protein: MKKILGTYRSPHAHWVGDGFPVRSLFTYDDLASKISPFLLLDYAGPHDFTSTNDRRGVGQHPHRGFETVTIVYQGELEHRDSTGAGGLIGPGDVQWMTAANGIIHEEFHSPAFARSGGTLEMVQLWVNLPARDKRAAAGYQTLLSADIPVLQLPGNVGSLRVIAGAYQGLSGPAKTFTAMDVWDMQLNAGSTLQLPVAAGRNAALVVLRGTVRVNGERDAGPASLVLLEREGEDVAIEALERASLLLLSGEPIDEPIVGYGPFVMNTQAEIAESFDDFHAGRFGHMAGNAADTSR; this comes from the coding sequence GTGAAAAAAATTCTGGGTACATACCGCAGCCCCCACGCTCATTGGGTGGGCGATGGTTTCCCGGTGCGCAGCCTGTTCACCTACGACGACCTGGCGAGCAAGATCAGCCCATTCCTGTTGCTCGATTATGCTGGCCCTCATGACTTCACCTCCACTAATGACCGGCGAGGTGTAGGCCAACACCCGCATCGAGGTTTCGAAACCGTCACCATCGTCTATCAGGGTGAACTGGAGCACCGCGATTCCACAGGAGCCGGTGGTTTGATCGGCCCCGGTGACGTGCAGTGGATGACGGCAGCCAACGGCATCATCCATGAGGAGTTTCACTCCCCGGCGTTCGCCCGCAGCGGCGGTACGCTGGAAATGGTCCAACTGTGGGTCAATCTGCCAGCACGGGACAAGCGCGCAGCCGCTGGCTACCAGACGCTGTTGTCAGCCGATATTCCAGTGCTGCAACTGCCAGGCAATGTTGGGAGCTTGCGTGTGATCGCTGGCGCTTATCAAGGCCTTAGCGGCCCTGCGAAGACCTTCACTGCGATGGACGTTTGGGACATGCAGTTGAATGCCGGCAGCACGCTGCAATTACCCGTTGCGGCTGGGCGTAACGCCGCGTTGGTGGTGCTGCGGGGCACTGTGCGCGTCAACGGTGAGCGTGACGCAGGCCCGGCCAGCCTTGTGCTACTTGAGCGCGAGGGCGAGGACGTGGCCATTGAGGCGCTTGAGCGGGCCAGCTTGCTGTTGCTCAGTGGCGAACCCATCGATGAGCCGATTGTGGGGTATGGCCCCTTCGTGATGAACACCCAAGCAGAGATCGCGGAGTCTTTCGACGACTTTCACGCCGGACGCTTCGGGCATATGGCAGGGAATGCCGCTGATACTTCCCGTTGA
- a CDS encoding DUF1652 domain-containing protein, translating to MSLIGVSMLEMRQIIEQACLPDRCEISCPDGTTLTIRLGQGQSLEQAVTLSGISLQSLNNCRDLVNLVGQLHTLRGKQPKVIKAIA from the coding sequence ATGTCGTTAATTGGCGTTTCAATGCTGGAAATGCGGCAAATCATCGAACAGGCCTGCCTGCCTGACCGGTGCGAAATCAGCTGCCCTGATGGTACTACTTTGACTATTCGGTTGGGGCAGGGCCAGAGCCTGGAGCAAGCCGTGACCCTGTCGGGTATCTCATTACAGAGCCTGAACAACTGCCGCGACCTGGTAAACCTCGTCGGCCAACTTCACACGCTGCGCGGCAAGCAGCCTAAGGTGATCAAGGCCATTGCCTGA
- the alkB gene encoding DNA oxidative demethylase AlkB, whose translation MIQSDLDLFGPEPQHLASQTVLLPGFALSVLEPLLDALRPVLRAAPLRHMQTPGGLNMAVALTNCGALGWVSDAKGYRYTTSDPISGQAWPALPQVLLELAGRAALAAGFEGFVPDACLINQYLPGTRLSLHQDRNERDFEQPIVSISLGLPAVFLLGGLQRSDRTARVPLSHGDVLVWGGEDRLRFHGVLPIKPGLHSRMGERRINLTLRKAG comes from the coding sequence GTGATCCAGTCCGACCTCGACTTGTTCGGCCCTGAGCCGCAACACCTGGCCAGCCAGACTGTGCTATTGCCAGGTTTCGCCCTGAGCGTGCTTGAGCCGCTGCTCGATGCGCTACGCCCGGTGCTGCGGGCCGCGCCGTTGCGGCACATGCAAACACCCGGTGGGCTGAACATGGCCGTGGCATTGACCAACTGCGGGGCACTGGGCTGGGTTAGTGATGCCAAGGGCTATCGCTACACAACCAGTGATCCAATCAGCGGCCAAGCCTGGCCTGCCCTACCCCAGGTGCTGCTTGAACTGGCAGGCCGCGCAGCATTGGCAGCAGGCTTTGAAGGGTTCGTGCCGGACGCCTGCCTGATCAATCAATACCTGCCAGGTACTCGGCTGAGCTTGCATCAGGACCGCAACGAAAGGGACTTCGAGCAACCGATCGTGTCAATTTCGCTGGGGCTGCCTGCGGTTTTCCTGCTCGGTGGGTTGCAGCGCTCGGATCGCACTGCGCGGGTACCGCTGAGTCACGGTGATGTGCTGGTGTGGGGCGGCGAAGACAGGCTGCGCTTCCATGGTGTGCTACCGATCAAGCCAGGGCTGCATTCGCGAATGGGCGAGCGGCGGATCAACCTCACCCTGCGCAAAGCCGGTTGA
- the mobA gene encoding molybdenum cofactor guanylyltransferase MobA, translated as MAAALPPCSVLILAGGRGHRMGGRDKGLLDWRGEPLIAHLHRTVRPLTDDLVVSCNRNQHAYGLYADQLVSDSDPDFPGPLAGVIAGLKIARHNWVVLLACDAPLVDRPLLDDLRQIAAAGDGAAMVRQGGYWQPMFCVLPRRVLVVLEQAWAEGERSLQKALLRERLQALECAGDDRRLSNFNSPDWLLG; from the coding sequence ATGGCTGCTGCACTGCCCCCCTGCTCCGTACTGATCCTCGCTGGTGGCCGCGGTCACCGCATGGGCGGGCGTGACAAAGGCTTGCTGGACTGGCGCGGCGAGCCTTTGATCGCGCATCTACACCGTACGGTTCGGCCACTGACCGATGACCTGGTGGTTTCCTGCAACCGCAACCAGCACGCATACGGGCTTTATGCCGACCAATTGGTCAGCGATAGCGACCCGGATTTTCCCGGGCCGCTGGCCGGGGTGATAGCTGGGCTGAAGATAGCCAGGCATAACTGGGTGGTACTGCTGGCCTGTGATGCGCCATTGGTTGACCGGCCACTGCTCGATGACCTGCGGCAGATCGCGGCAGCAGGCGATGGTGCCGCAATGGTGCGCCAGGGTGGGTACTGGCAGCCTATGTTTTGTGTCCTGCCACGCAGGGTACTGGTGGTACTTGAACAGGCTTGGGCAGAGGGTGAGCGCAGTTTGCAGAAGGCCTTGCTGCGCGAGCGACTACAAGCTCTGGAATGCGCGGGTGACGATCGGCGATTGAGTAATTTCAACAGCCCTGATTGGCTACTGGGATGA